In Prosthecochloris sp. GSB1, the following proteins share a genomic window:
- a CDS encoding DNA glycosylase, with amino-acid sequence MKSLNKIILKYFDIKGSIFSGQSFRWRISETDCQKFIGVVAGELLILEKKGQDATTLYCSSPTITGISLSCFATRYFSLDIDNRQAFPESFARTYPTLWALLQPYLHLKLLRQEPFETLITFMCAQGIGMRIIRRQVDYLSRTFGRRCTTAIDGEPFTYHAFPTPDALAAADPDTLRLCTNNNCARARNIIDAAVAVASGKLDLEALKDPEIPLDEARNRLCAQHGIGLKIADCILLFGLCRHSAFPIDTHVHQYLAEWFSFDEALKTLNRKNYLLLQRRATELFNPDLAGLAGHILFHAWRKEIKRLESF; translated from the coding sequence GTGAAATCATTAAATAAGATAATCCTTAAATATTTTGATATTAAAGGATCCATATTCAGCGGGCAGTCTTTCAGGTGGCGTATCTCTGAAACAGACTGTCAAAAATTTATCGGAGTAGTAGCTGGTGAACTCCTGATTCTTGAAAAGAAGGGACAGGATGCCACAACCCTGTACTGCTCCAGCCCAACAATAACAGGGATAAGTCTTTCCTGTTTCGCAACCCGTTATTTTTCGCTTGACATCGATAACCGGCAAGCCTTTCCCGAAAGCTTCGCCAGAACATATCCGACTCTCTGGGCGTTGCTTCAACCCTACCTGCACCTGAAACTGCTCAGACAGGAGCCATTCGAAACCCTGATAACCTTCATGTGCGCCCAGGGTATCGGCATGCGCATCATCAGAAGACAGGTCGATTACCTATCAAGGACCTTCGGCCGGAGATGCACGACGGCAATCGACGGCGAACCGTTCACCTACCATGCCTTCCCCACGCCTGATGCACTGGCCGCAGCTGATCCGGATACCCTCAGGCTCTGCACGAACAACAACTGCGCAAGGGCACGCAATATCATCGATGCAGCCGTCGCCGTGGCGTCCGGAAAGCTCGATCTGGAAGCTCTGAAAGACCCTGAAATACCTCTCGACGAAGCAAGAAACCGCCTCTGCGCGCAACACGGCATCGGCCTGAAGATAGCCGACTGCATCCTGCTTTTCGGGCTTTGCCGCCATTCGGCGTTCCCGATCGACACGCATGTACACCAGTACCTCGCCGAATGGTTTTCCTTCGACGAAGCCTTGAAAACTTTGAACAGGAAAAATTATCTTTTATTACAGCGTCGGGCCACGGAACTCTTCAATCCCGATCTGGCGGGACTGGCCGGACACATTCTGTTCCATGCGTGGAGAAAAGAAATCAAGCGACTGGAATCCTTCTAA
- a CDS encoding KamA family radical SAM protein yields the protein MLKYRSYTAANIHELPQCQDIPREQLQTIKTVATVYPFRVNSYITEHLIDWSNIPDDPLFRLSFPQMEMLEGNDFRQMSDLVASNAPHEAVIDAAREIQLRQNPNPAGQMELNTPRLYDEALHGLQHKYRESVLFFPAEAQVCHAYCTYCFRWPQFSGLENLKFANSDTELLVEYLQEHPEVKDIIFTGGDPMVMSSEQIRKYITPLLSVPTVRTIRIGTKSLSWWPHRFTSDRDADDLLRFFERIVASGKHLAIMSHNSHPREIDTPEAVAAIERIRSTGAVIRSQSPIVRHVNDDSEVWETMWQQQLRHGIIPYYMFLERDTGPKEYFQVPLAEAVDIFNDAYRKMSGLGRTVRGPSMSCSPGKIIVEDITEINDEKVFALKFTQSRNPEWTNRIFFAKFDENASWIDDLNPAFDHNEFFFESEMDETYSCCS from the coding sequence ATGCTGAAATATCGCTCATATACAGCAGCGAACATCCATGAACTGCCTCAATGCCAAGACATCCCCAGGGAGCAGCTTCAGACAATCAAGACCGTGGCTACCGTCTACCCGTTCAGGGTAAACAGCTACATAACGGAACATCTCATCGACTGGTCGAACATACCGGACGACCCATTGTTCAGGCTGAGCTTTCCCCAGATGGAAATGCTCGAGGGAAACGACTTCCGGCAGATGTCCGACCTGGTAGCCTCCAACGCACCGCATGAAGCGGTTATCGATGCCGCAAGGGAAATTCAACTCCGGCAGAATCCAAATCCCGCCGGGCAGATGGAACTCAACACCCCCCGGCTTTACGACGAGGCCCTTCACGGCCTGCAGCACAAGTATCGTGAAAGCGTGCTGTTCTTCCCGGCTGAAGCCCAGGTATGCCACGCGTATTGCACCTACTGTTTCCGATGGCCGCAGTTCTCCGGACTCGAAAACCTGAAATTCGCCAACAGCGATACGGAACTTCTGGTAGAATATCTCCAGGAGCACCCGGAGGTGAAAGACATCATTTTTACCGGTGGCGACCCGATGGTCATGAGCAGCGAACAGATCAGGAAATACATCACCCCCCTGCTCTCGGTTCCTACCGTACGGACGATAAGAATCGGCACCAAATCGCTGAGCTGGTGGCCGCATCGCTTTACGTCCGACCGGGACGCCGACGACCTGCTTCGCTTTTTCGAGCGAATCGTGGCCTCCGGCAAACACCTTGCGATCATGTCTCACAACAGCCACCCCAGGGAAATAGATACTCCTGAAGCCGTTGCGGCCATCGAGCGTATCCGTTCTACTGGAGCTGTCATCCGCAGCCAGTCGCCGATCGTACGCCACGTGAACGACGACTCGGAAGTCTGGGAAACCATGTGGCAGCAACAGTTGCGCCACGGCATCATTCCCTACTACATGTTCCTCGAAAGGGACACCGGTCCAAAAGAATACTTTCAGGTACCTCTGGCCGAAGCCGTCGATATTTTCAACGACGCCTACAGAAAAATGTCGGGACTCGGCAGAACCGTTCGCGGCCCGTCGATGTCCTGCTCTCCCGGAAAGATCATCGTCGAGGACATAACGGAAATCAACGACGAAAAAGTGTTCGCCCTGAAATTCACGCAGAGCCGCAACCCCGAATGGACGAACAGGATTTTCTTCGCCAAATTCGACGAAAACGCCTCATGGATCGACGATCTGAACCCGGCTTTCGATCATAATGAATTCTTTTTCGAAAGCGAAATGGATGAAACCTACTCCTGCTGCTCATAG
- a CDS encoding glycosyltransferase: MSRKNAAAVISGDAAAVAMKVRHPWLVALSVVVSSAISWVLWRWLPGFIDSMNIMLLGYSELLLPAWLHATLQMFFSIYIWGSLFPFILFTILSFLPRKAEREAVSPPFVSIIIPSFNEEANIARCIESALAIDYPEYEVIVVDDGSLDLTLPIIENYNVSCIRLRSNRGKSAAVNLGLERAKGEIVFFTDSDSSLDPMVLRYLTAAFSDPSIGAVAGKVLLKKSDTYLQKMQSIEYLYGQAVVKEAQFRSGYSVSICPGPVTAFRKDVLLRVGGFRTRTLAEDFDVTLELLEHGFQTAYEPRAVAYTSAMTSWRGLKKQRIRWSRGHLQVYRQHRETLFTGRTGLLSLFWLPYALFIGYGSAFLEMVFLAVFPSIVIFSSMPLTFLKYGFVYMLVMECITAMQGMISVLQSGHAKPSLLLATFLTQPYRIFLSYTRIVAFIYEIQNRKTTW; this comes from the coding sequence ATGAGCAGGAAAAACGCGGCCGCCGTCATATCAGGAGATGCGGCGGCCGTTGCCATGAAGGTTCGCCATCCCTGGCTCGTGGCTCTTTCGGTAGTGGTTTCGTCCGCTATATCCTGGGTGCTCTGGCGATGGTTGCCCGGCTTCATCGATTCCATGAACATCATGTTGCTCGGCTATTCCGAGCTGTTGCTGCCGGCCTGGCTGCATGCCACCCTGCAGATGTTTTTTTCCATCTACATCTGGGGTTCGCTTTTTCCGTTCATCCTGTTTACCATCCTTTCTTTTCTTCCCCGTAAGGCTGAAAGGGAAGCCGTTTCGCCGCCGTTCGTTTCCATTATCATTCCATCGTTCAACGAAGAGGCAAACATTGCACGATGCATCGAGTCGGCGCTCGCCATAGACTATCCTGAGTACGAAGTCATCGTGGTCGATGACGGTTCGCTCGACCTGACGCTGCCGATCATCGAGAATTACAACGTTTCCTGCATCCGCCTGCGCAGCAATCGCGGCAAATCCGCCGCAGTGAACCTGGGGCTCGAACGCGCGAAAGGAGAGATCGTTTTTTTTACCGATTCCGATTCGAGTCTCGATCCGATGGTGCTCCGGTACCTGACCGCCGCGTTTTCCGATCCGTCGATCGGGGCCGTTGCCGGGAAGGTTCTGCTGAAGAAGAGCGATACTTACCTGCAGAAAATGCAATCCATCGAGTACCTCTACGGGCAGGCGGTCGTCAAGGAGGCGCAATTCCGGTCGGGGTATTCCGTCAGCATATGTCCCGGACCGGTGACCGCTTTTCGCAAGGATGTGTTGCTGAGGGTTGGAGGGTTCAGGACGCGCACGCTCGCCGAGGATTTCGACGTCACGCTTGAACTGCTCGAACACGGCTTCCAGACGGCCTACGAGCCGAGAGCCGTCGCCTATACTTCCGCCATGACCAGTTGGCGCGGCCTGAAAAAGCAGCGCATACGATGGTCCAGGGGACATCTCCAGGTGTATCGTCAGCATCGGGAAACGCTGTTTACCGGTCGCACCGGTCTTCTGAGCCTGTTCTGGCTTCCGTATGCCCTTTTCATCGGCTACGGGAGCGCGTTTCTCGAAATGGTGTTTCTTGCCGTATTTCCCTCGATCGTCATTTTCTCCTCGATGCCGCTCACATTTCTCAAGTACGGGTTCGTTTACATGCTTGTCATGGAATGCATCACGGCAATGCAGGGCATGATTTCCGTGCTTCAGTCCGGCCACGCCAAGCCCTCCCTTCTCCTGGCGACCTTTCTTACCCAACCCTACCGCATTTTTCTGAGTTATACGCGCATAGTGGCGTTCATCTACGAAATCCAGAACCGCAAGACAACCTGGTAG
- a CDS encoding polysaccharide deacetylase family protein, translating to MRQILNILFLLSVALFSASASAAAADRKVPVMLSFDTEQPQDRDALNSLRLDVPATYFITGKFAEENRDFVARIAQGNNTIGSHSYAHPHLTKLDSVDMAADLRKSKEVLEAITGKPVVWFRAPFMEHNERVMRTLSKLGFVYDSSDQDRWQRQDVLFELPISTFRNGEMIASDYDLMYKHQLNEEEFGRWLKMLYNEKAAMGQPVMILLHPRMVGRYPDAFNAFIEYVRQEGGEFLSADNYLQRMNRHKPERYAVWVDFSLGEHKPEQILADLSGSGVTDVFLMAKDVGGKRYYGRDAQDRDLFGETAVLLRKKGIKVHAWLPVLADSLAASKHPDWAMVDQSGRSSSAWLSPSNSRVRQYLASTVKTLFGQYALDGLHLDYLRYPGLDADYSTAALQAYALETGRDSIPAISGLLGGQYTEWTNWRASQIASLTEQLRETLRQEGGSRVELSAALLGSAAISYREAETYGQNYSRIAQHLDLLVPMAYFKDAGRHATWISQVVFSARNLGGDIPVMTGVSAYRNEGKWDYTREEFGKALEYASMNADGIAVYPYLYLFGRGQGGMNMPDGSDEQLRQAISDAKSSGLIHYGGISINGIPVVPAVFMVVVLFILNMVAIPVFGKRHHASETGGASGEDEPAKEWRQIDAEMKQGILDGRTAEQVTELLHRFDSHQIQQNRIALVLDVVESHAYPLPELYGLLNNTRDWKPLALRYFHEACLLGYAEIGEHSVELTERGRNVLSEARAEGFDRDFWIFIETCLHATVVVTCPRCGKENLTHFFWNTFECKECGGTIRLRECEQVAVRFSEQASGATMKRVELV from the coding sequence ATGAGACAGATACTGAACATTCTATTCCTGTTGAGTGTCGCGCTGTTCTCCGCCTCGGCATCCGCGGCGGCGGCGGACAGAAAGGTTCCGGTAATGCTTTCCTTCGATACGGAGCAGCCGCAGGACCGCGACGCACTCAACAGCCTCAGGCTCGATGTGCCGGCGACATATTTCATAACCGGCAAGTTCGCCGAGGAAAATCGTGATTTCGTTGCCCGCATAGCACAGGGCAACAATACCATCGGATCGCATTCCTATGCGCATCCTCACCTGACCAAGCTCGATTCGGTCGACATGGCCGCCGACCTCAGGAAGTCCAAGGAGGTGCTCGAAGCGATAACCGGCAAGCCGGTCGTCTGGTTCAGGGCGCCGTTCATGGAGCACAACGAACGGGTTATGCGGACGCTCAGCAAGCTGGGGTTTGTCTACGACAGTTCGGATCAGGACCGCTGGCAGCGACAGGATGTACTCTTCGAACTGCCGATATCCACCTTCCGCAACGGAGAGATGATCGCTTCGGATTACGATCTCATGTACAAGCACCAGTTGAACGAAGAGGAGTTCGGTCGCTGGCTCAAGATGCTTTACAACGAAAAGGCCGCAATGGGCCAGCCGGTCATGATTCTTCTGCATCCCAGGATGGTGGGCCGTTATCCCGATGCATTTAACGCCTTCATAGAATACGTCAGGCAGGAAGGTGGCGAATTTCTGTCGGCAGACAATTATCTGCAGCGGATGAACCGGCACAAGCCGGAACGCTACGCCGTGTGGGTCGATTTCAGTCTCGGCGAACACAAGCCTGAACAGATCCTCGCCGATCTTTCCGGCTCAGGAGTGACGGATGTTTTTCTCATGGCGAAAGACGTCGGCGGCAAACGCTATTACGGACGCGATGCTCAGGATCGTGATCTTTTCGGCGAAACCGCGGTCCTGCTGAGGAAGAAAGGCATAAAAGTCCATGCATGGCTGCCGGTGCTCGCGGATTCGCTCGCGGCGTCGAAGCATCCCGACTGGGCGATGGTCGACCAGAGCGGTAGATCTTCCAGTGCATGGCTTTCGCCCTCGAATTCCAGGGTCCGTCAGTATCTTGCCTCAACCGTAAAGACGCTTTTCGGGCAGTATGCGCTTGACGGACTGCATCTCGATTATCTCCGTTATCCTGGTCTGGATGCCGATTATTCGACGGCAGCCTTGCAGGCCTATGCCCTGGAGACGGGCAGGGATTCCATACCTGCGATTTCCGGGCTTCTGGGCGGACAGTATACCGAATGGACAAACTGGAGGGCGTCGCAGATCGCTTCCTTGACGGAACAGTTGCGGGAGACCCTGAGGCAGGAAGGCGGGTCAAGAGTCGAGCTTTCAGCCGCTTTGCTGGGTTCCGCGGCGATATCATACAGGGAAGCCGAAACCTATGGCCAGAATTACTCACGCATAGCGCAGCATCTCGATCTCCTGGTTCCCATGGCCTATTTCAAGGATGCCGGACGTCATGCGACGTGGATAAGCCAGGTTGTTTTTTCCGCCAGAAATCTGGGAGGCGATATTCCGGTCATGACAGGCGTGTCAGCGTACCGCAACGAAGGCAAATGGGACTACACGCGGGAAGAATTCGGGAAAGCTCTCGAATACGCCTCGATGAATGCCGACGGTATCGCTGTCTATCCCTATCTCTACCTGTTTGGCAGGGGTCAGGGCGGGATGAACATGCCTGACGGCTCGGATGAACAGCTCCGCCAGGCAATCAGCGATGCGAAGAGCAGCGGGCTGATACATTACGGAGGTATTTCGATCAACGGCATACCGGTCGTTCCGGCGGTGTTCATGGTCGTCGTGCTCTTTATTCTCAACATGGTCGCCATCCCGGTTTTCGGCAAGAGGCATCATGCGTCAGAAACCGGCGGCGCGTCGGGCGAGGACGAGCCGGCGAAGGAATGGCGGCAGATAGATGCGGAAATGAAGCAGGGAATTCTCGACGGCAGGACCGCGGAACAGGTCACCGAACTGCTGCACCGCTTCGATTCGCATCAGATACAGCAGAACAGGATAGCGCTCGTGCTCGACGTTGTCGAATCCCACGCCTATCCTCTTCCCGAGCTCTACGGTCTTCTGAACAACACCAGGGACTGGAAGCCGCTTGCGCTCAGGTACTTTCACGAAGCATGCCTGCTTGGTTATGCCGAAATAGGTGAGCATTCGGTCGAATTGACGGAAAGAGGCCGGAATGTTCTCTCCGAAGCAAGAGCCGAAGGCTTTGACAGGGATTTCTGGATCTTTATCGAAACCTGTCTGCATGCGACGGTTGTTGTAACCTGCCCTCGTTGCGGCAAGGAAAACCTGACCCATTTCTTCTGGAATACTTTCGAATGCAAGGAATGCGGCGGAACGATACGTCTGCGCGAATGCGAGCAGGTTGCCGTCAGGTTCTCCGAACAGGCGTCCGGCGCGACGATGAAGCGCGTTGAACTCGTCTGA